AGCATCGGCTGGGTGGTGTACGTCTTGCGGGCGAGCAGCCGGCCGGGGTCGGTGGCCAGTGCCGTGGCCACCACGGCGGCCGCGGTGACCAGCAGGCCGACGGCCCACACCCAGCGGCCGGCCGTCATCACGCCGGTGTCGACGTCGGCTTCCCGCAGGGCGTCCAGCGGTCCGATCCGGCCGGCCCGGCGGGCCGCGACGGCGACCCCGCCGAGGGCCACCAGCAGGCCGGTCGTGAAGGCGGCGTACAGCGGCCAGGAGGCGGTGCCGGCGGTGAAGCCGGGCGGGGCCATCCCGACCGCGACCAGCCGGCCGGCGAGCCGGGGCGCGCCGGCCCGGCCGGCCGCGCACCCGGCGGCGGAGGCGGCCACCCCGAGCAGCAGGGCTTCCGCCAGCACCGTCCGCCGGACCTGTGCGGGGGTGGCGCCGGCCAGCCGCAGCAGGCCGAGTTCCCGGCGGCGCTGCGCGACCACGTAGGCGTAGGTGGAGGCCACCACGAAGGCGGACACGAAGGTGCTCACGCCGCTCGCGGTGCCGAGGACGGCGTACAGCACGACGGCGTCCTCCCCCGGCGGCAGGGCGGGGACGCCGGCCAGCCCGAGCGTCATCGCGGCCGTCAGGGCGACGCCGAGGGCCAGCGCGACGAACGCCCCGGTCAGTGAAGTCCAGCGGGCCCGTAGCGACTTCAGGGCGATCCTTGTCATCCTCATGCCCTCAAGGCAACCGGCCGGGGCCGGCTGCCGCACCAGCCCTGGACCCCGTCCCGACGGTAGGGCCTGCCCTACCGCCCCGGGCGGCCCGGCGGCCTAGGGTTCCGAGGGGAGCACCGGCGGCGGGCGGGGCGGAGCGCGGGGGAGCGGATGGACACCGGTACGGCCTGGCAGGCGCTGCGGCGCCCCGGCCTCCTGCGCACCCGCTGGCCCTGGCGGGCGGCCGGGTACCTGCTGCTGAGCGGCTCGGCCGGACTGCTGATGGGCACCGGGCTGTTGCTCTGCGGGACCATCGCCGGGGTGCTCGCCCTGGTGCTGGTGGGCCTGCCGCTGCTGGCGGCGCTCGCGCTGGCGGGGGTGCCCTTCGCGGCGCTGGAGCGGCGGTTGCTGCGACTGGTCGACCGGACGCCGGTGGCGGCCCCGCACCGGGAGCCGGCCAGGCCGGGGCTGGCCGCCTGGCTCCGGGTGCGTTTCCAGGAGCGGGCGACCTGGCGGGAGTTGGGGCACGCGGCGCTGGCGGGGTTCGTCCTGTGGCCGGTCGACCTGGTGGCGGTCGGCTTCGTGCTGGTCGTACCGGGCCAGCTGATCGCCTCGCCGCTGCTGCTCGCGCTGGACGGCGAGCAGGTGAACGTCCTGAAGGTCTGGCAGGTCGAATCGCCCATGCTCACCGCCGTGTCGGCGGTCGGCGGGGTGCTGCTGCTGGCCGGGCTGGCCTATCCGCTGACGGCGCTGGCGGCGGGCCGGGCGGCGCTCACCCGGATGCTGCTGGAGCCCACCGGGCAGGAGCTGCGGATCGGCGAACTGGTCAGTTCCCGGGCGCGGCTGGTGGACGCCTTCGAGGCCGAGCGGCGCCGGATCGAGCGGGACCTGCACGACGGCGCCCAGCAGCGCCTGGTCGCCCTGTCGATGTCCCTGGGGCTGGCCCGGCTGGACGCGCCGCCCGGCGGGCCGCTGGCCGGCCGGCTCGCCGAGGCTCAGCGCGAAGCGGTGGAAGTCCTGGCCGAACTAAGGGAGTTGATCAACGGGATCCACCCGCAGGTGCTCACCGACCGCGGGCTGCCGGACGCCTGCGCCGATGTCGCCGATCGGTCCCCCGTCCCGGTGGTGGTGGCCTTCGACCTGCCCGGCCGGTTGCCGGCGGCGATCGAGTCGGCCGGGTGGTTCGCGGTCTGCGAGGCGCTGGCGAACGTCGCCAAGCACAGCGGCGCCCGCGGTGCCCGGGTCGACGGGCGTTACGCTGGCGGCCTGTTGACGATCGAGGTACGGGACGACGGGGTGGGCGGCGCCGACCCGGCCGGGGGCAGCGGGCTGACCGGGCTGGCCGACCGGGTGTCGGTGGTCGACGGCACGCTGACGGTGAGCAGCCCGCCCGGTGGCCCGACCCTGCTGCGCGTGGAGATCCCTTGCACCCCGAGCCCGCCCTGCACCCCGAGCCCGCCCTGAACCCCGAGCCCGCCGCGAGCCCCGTACCTTCGGGCGGCCCGTCCGACAGCCCGCAGGGTGGTCTGCGGGTGGTCCTCGCCGAGGACGCGGTGCTGCTCCGGGAGGGCCTGATCGGCCTGCTGGGCCGCTTCGGCCACCGGGTGGTGGCGGCCGTCGGCGACGCCGAGGCGCTGCGGGCGGCCGTCGAGGCGCACCGGCCGGACATCGTGGTCACGGACGTCCGGATGCCGCCGGGGCAGAGCGACGAAGGCCTGCGGGCGGCCGTCGCCCTGCGCGAGCGGTGGCCCGGCCTGCCGGTGCTGGTGCTCAGCCAGTACGTCCAACGCTCGTACGCAGCTGAGCTGTTGGACTCCGGCGACGGCTCCGGGGTCGGCTACCTGCTGAAGGACCGGGTCGGCCAGGTGGAGGAGTTCCTGGAAGCGGTCGCCGTGGTGGCCGGCGGCGGCACCGTCGTCGACCCCGAGGTGGTCCGCCAGCTCCTGCGCCGCCGCCGGGACCCGCTGGAGCGGCTCACCCCGCGCGAGCGGGAGGTGCTGGGCCTGATGGCCGAGGGCCGGTCGAACGCCTCGATCTGTCGCGAGCTCGTGGTCTCCGAGGCCGCGGTGGGCAAGCACATCGGCAACATCCTGGCCAAACTCGACCTGCCGCCGGCCGTGGAGTCGCACCGCCGGGTGCTGGCGGTGCTGGAGTTCCTGCGGAGCTGACCCGGCCCCGGGTCACTCCGGCCGGCCGACGGCCTCCCGGAGCTTGCGGAACTCCGCCGCCAGCGCGTCCAGGGTGTAGTGCGCGTTCAGGCCGCTGGGGTTGGGCAGCACCCACACCTCGGTGTCGCCGAGCCCCTCCGGCCGGCGCCCCACCGTGGCGCGCGGCTGCCCGAAGGCCGTCCGGTAGGCGCCGATGCCCAGCACCGCGAGGGCGCGCGGGCGCAGCCGGGCGACGCGTTCGGCGAGGGCGGCGCCGCCCTCCAGCAGCTCGGCCCGGGTGAGCTCGTCGGCCTTGGCGGTGGTGCGAGCGGCGACGTTGGTGATGCCGAGGCCCAGGTCGAGCAGCTGGTCCTGCTCGTCGGGCCGCAGCTGGCGGGGGGTGAAGCCGGAGCGGTGCAGGGCCGGCCAGAAGCGGTTGCCGGGGCGGGCGAAGTGCCGGCCGGTGGCGCCGGACCACAGGCCCGGGTTGATGCCGCAGAAGAGCACGGTGAGTCCGGGCCCGGCGACGTCGGGGATGGTCGCGTCCTGGGCGGCGGCGAGCTGTTCGGCGGTGGGGCGGGAGGAGGTCGGCACCCGCCCAGTCTGCCTGCCCGGCCGGTCTGCCGGCCGGGATCGTCCGTTCTCGCCCGCCCCACCCGGTCCGCCGCTGCTCGTCCCGTCCCCGCCCCGCCCTGCCCCCCCGGCCCGCCCCGCCCCGGCCCGGTCAGGGCAGGCCCAGCCGGGCGGCGAGCGCACGCACCGGCAGCAGGTCCGCGGGCTGCCTGACGTGGGCCTCCGCGTCCAGCAGCACCAGCCGGGCCTGCTCGGCGACGGCGGCCCGGCGGGCCGGGGCGGTGACGGTGGCGGCGGCGTCCCCGAGCAGCCGCAGCAGGGCCAGGCAGACGGCCGGTTCGGCGCAGCCGTACCGGCGGATCTGGCCGCAGGCGAGGTCGAGGTACTCGGCGTACCGGTGGCCGGCCGCGCTCACCCGCAGCCGGCCGTCCGCGTCGGTGAAGCCCTCGTCGCCCAGCGGGCGGGCACCGAGCGGGCAGAGCACGGTGGCGAGCCGGTCGAGCACCTGGACGGCGCTGTACGGGTCGTTGATCGCGGGCGACAGGGTCCGCAGGCCGATGTCGACGAGCTGGCGCATCCCGAAGGCGGTGTCCTGCTGGAGGGTGCGTTCCGGGCCGACGGCCACCGCCTGGTGCAGCGCGCGGGCGAGCGCGGCCCGGTCCGCGACCGGTCCGCCGGAGCGGGACCAGGCCAGTGCCAGCGGCTCGACCCCGGCCACCACGTGGTCACCGACCCGGGCGGTCACGGCGACCACCGCGTCCTGGCGAACCGCCTCCTCCAGCAGCCGCTCCGGGTGGAAGGTCTGCAGGTAGCCGGAGTGCGGCGAGTGGAGCACGACCGCACCGGGCGGCGGGTCCGGGCCCGAGCCGTCCTGGGCGGCGGCCGCGGCGGCGGGCGGGGGCAGGCCCCGGACGGTGTTGCGCGCCACGGTGTTCATCACGGTGTCGATCCGGATCGAGTGCGCCACGTGGTGCACGAAGTAGACGAGCATGCCGAGGCTGACGAAGACCAGCACGATCGCACCGGTGACCGCGATCCGGGGGAAGTCCTCGTCCGCCGCGTCGGCGGTGCCGACGGTGTAGAGCCCCGCGGTGCTGTAGGCGAAGGTGGCGACGAAGACGGCCAGCACCACCTGGTTGGGCCGGTCGCGCAGGAAGTTGCGCAGCAGCCGGGGCGAGAACTGGGTGGAGGCCACCTGCAGCGCGACGATGGTCAGGCCGAGGACCAGCGCGATCACCGTCACCATGGTGGCGCTGATCGCGGTCAGGACGTCCCGGGCGTCGGCGGCGGTGCCGGCGAAGGCCAACGAGTGCAGCGGCGAGGAGTCCGGGACCCGTACCCGCGACAGCGTGCCGCCCGCGAGCAGGGCCAGCGCCACGGCGACCAGGGGCAGGACCCACAGGGCGCCGCGCAGGTACTCGCCGAGGGCCTCGCCCCGGGCCCGGATCGGACGCATCGGCACCTCCCGCAGCGGGTCCTCCCATCGTGACCCATGGCGCCGGGGCGGACATCTCCGCGGCGGGGCACCGGTGCCGTCGGCAGGCCGGTCTCAGCCCGGGGCGCCCGCCTGAGTCCCGCCGCCGCGGGCCCGGCCGGCGCGTGGGTTCAGGCCCCCGCCGGTACCCCGGCGCGCCGCTCCCGCCGCTCCCGCCGGGCCCGTAGGAACCGGTCCAGCGCGAACCAGACCCCGGCGGCGTAGGCCCAGCCGACCAGGATGTCGATGATGAAGTGCTCGGCGCCGTAGACCAGGACGAAGGCCATCGCCAGCGGGTAGGCGGCCAGCAGCACCCGGGCCGGCCGGTTCGCCGTCCGCCAGAAGAACACCGCGAGCAGCATCGGGTAGGCGGCGTGCAGCGAGGGCATCGCGGCGACGTCGTTGGCGAACTGGCTGCCGTTCTCGAAGATCGACCCGGCCCTGGGCATCCCGCTGGAGTTCAGCAGGTCCTGCACGACCCGGGTGACGGCCGGCATGTGGCCCTCCAGGGAGGTCAGCCAGGGCGGGTCGGCCGGGTAGAGGATGTAGGTGGCGAAGCCGACGTAGGTGAGCAGGACGTAGCCGCCCAGCAACTGCCGGAACCGGCCGTGGTCGCGCCGCCAGAGCACCGCGAGCGTCACGAAGATCACGAAGAAGTGCGACATGTAGACCGCGACGCCGGCGTAGTCGTACCAGCGCGGCCGCCCCGGGTGGTACAGCCACTCCTGCAGCCGGACCGTCCAGGTCTCGCCGCCGCCGAGGAAGGTGTCGATGCTCAGCTGCGGCTCGAACCGCACCGGCCACGGCGTGTGCGCCCCGTACCCGCGCAGCAGCGAGTAGACCCAGACCACGGCCATCACCGGGACCCAGTCGCGCAGCACCAGCAGGGACCCGCGCAGGCCGCGGCCGCTGTGCAGGGAGGCCGCGACCAGCGCGCCGATCAGGCAGCAGAACACCACGTCGTTGGCGTACGGGAGCCCGTTCTCGTCCACGTACCAGGCCAGCACGCCGAAGTAGACCGGCCAGGCCAGCAGACGCAGCCGGGCGGCGCCCCGCCGGGCGCGCAATGCCCTGTCGGTCTTCTTGTCGGGCGGCGCGGGGCGGAGCAAGTCGGTCATACAGGGTGAAGCTAGCAACGCTTTCTTGGAGAATTCTTGGGATCGCCGGTCATGTCACCCAGCTAGCGGTCAGCTGACGCACTGCAGTTCGTGCGGGGTGTTGTTGAACCGGCGGCCGGCCCGGTCGGTCACGGTGACGATGTCCTCGATCCGGACGCCGAAACGCCCCGGGAGATAGATCCCCGGTTCGATCGAGAAGCACATGCCCGGCACCAGCCGCTGCCGTTCGCCCTCGACCATGTACGGCGGCTCATGGGTGGTGATCCCGATGCCGTGGCCGGTGCGGTGGATGAAGTACTCCCCGTACCCGGCCTCGGTGATCACCCGCCGGGCCACCCGGTCGATCTCCTGGCACTCCACGCCCGGCCGGACCGCCTCGAAGGCCAGCTGCTGGGCGCGGCGCACCACGTCGTGGACCTCCTGCACCTCGGCGGGCACCTCGGTGCCGACGTACACCGTGCGGGTGGTGTCGGAGCCGTAGCCGTCCTTGAGCCCGCCGAAGTCGAGCACCACGGTGTCACCCGTACGGATGACCCGGTCGTCGGCCTCGTGGTGCGGGTCGGCGCCGTTCGGACCCGATCCGACCACGGTGAAGTCGACCTGGCTGTGCCCGTAGTGGATGAGCAGCGCGCTGAGGTCGGCGGCCACGTCGCTCTCCCGCCGGCCGGCGAACTCCACCTCCAGGATCCGCCGGTACGCGGCGTCGGCGGCGCCCCCGGCGGCGGCCAGCCGTTCCAGCTCGTCGGTGTCCTTGACGGCCCGCAGCATCGGCAGCGCGGCGGTGAGCGAGGTCCAGCCGCTGCGTGGCAGGGCGGACTGCAGGCCGAGCAGGTGCATCGCCCAGGCCGAGTCGGAGACGCCGTACCGCCCGCCGGCGTCCAGCAGCGGGACGGCGCTCGCGTACGGGTCCTCGCCGTCCGACCAGTCGACCAGCCGCAGCCCGGGCACGCCGGGGGCCTTCTCGGCGTCCGGCCGCTCCAGCTTGGGCACCACCAGGGCCGGCTCCCGCCCGGTGGTGAGGACCAGTGCGGTCAGCCGCTCGGTGATCGCGGTGGGCCGGTAGCCGCAGAGGTACTCCAGGTCCGGGCCGGGGGCGATGACCAGGCCGGCCAGGCCGGCGGCGGTGGCGTCGGCGGTGGCGCGGTCCATCCGCGCCCGGTAGTCCTGCTGGGTGAACGGCCGGGGTGCGGGCGTCCCGCTCTCCTGGGGGGCGGTCACGGCCGGCCGGCCTTCGCGTAGTTCTGCAGGAACAGGGCTTCGACGTGCGCCATGTGGCGGATCTCCTCCGGGTCGACACTCTCGTCGGGGGCGTGGATGAGGCAGCGCGGTTCCTCCACGCCCATCAGAATGATCTCCGCCGAGGGGTAGGTGCGGGCGAAAACGTTGCACAACGGGATCGAGCCGCCCTGTCCGAGGAAGGCCATCGGCTTGCCGTAGACCTCCCGCATCGCGGTGTCGAGCGCGCCGTAGGCGGGCCCGCCGGTGGCGGCCTCGAACGGCGAGCCGGTGCTCTCGTTCTCCACCTCGACCCGGACGCCCCACGGGGCGGCGGCCTTCAGGTGCGCGGTCAGCGCGTCCCGGGCCGCCCCCGGGTCGGTGCCCGGCGGCACCCGCAGGCTGACCCGGGCCCGGGCGGTGCCCGGGACGGCGGCGGCCGAGCCGACCACCGGGGGGCAGTCGATGCCCAGCACCGTCACGGCGGGCCGGGCCCAGAGCCGGTCCGCCACGGCGCCGGTGCCGGTCAGCGAGACGCCGTCGACCACGCCGGCGTCGGCGCGGAACTGCGCCTCGTCGTAGCCGACGCCCGCCCAGGTGCCCTCGCAGTCCAGGCCGTCGATCCGGGTGCCGCCGTGCTCGTCCCGCAGCGAGTCGAGGATGCGTACCAGTGCGGCCAGGGCGTCGGGCGCCGGCCCGCCGAACATCCCGGAGTGCACGTCCCCCTCCAGCGCCCGCACGGTGACCACCACGTTGGCCAGGCCCCGCAGGGTGATGGTGGCGGTCGGCACGCCGACGGCGGCGTTGCCGGTGTCGCAGACCAGCAGCGCGTCCGCGTGCAGCTCCCCGGCGTGCGGCGGGACGTACTCCTCCAGCCCGCCGGTGCCCTGCTCCTCCGAGCCCTCGGCGACGAGCTTCAGGCCCACCGGGATGTCGTCGCCGAGCGCCCGCAGGGCGGTGAGGTGCATGACGATGTTGCCCTTGCAGTCCGCCGTGCCGCGCCCGTACCAGCGGCCGTCCCGCTCGGTCAGCTCGAACGGCGGGGAGGTCCAGGCGGCGTCGTCGAGCGGTGGCTGCACGTCGTAGTGGCAGTACAGCAGGACGGTCGGCGCGCCGGGCGGCGGCGGGCGGTGCCCGATCACGGCGTGGCTGCCGTCGGGCGTCTCCTCCAGATGGACGTCCTGGAGGCCCGCCTCGGTGAAGGCCGCGGCGACCCACTCGGCGGCTTCCCGGCACCGCTCCGGCGGGTACTGCCGCGGGTCGGCGACGGACGGGATCGCCACCAGCTCGGCCAGGTCGCTCTTCGCCCGGGGCATCAGTTCGTCGATGCGCCGGGCCAGGTCGTCGGTCATGCGTGCTCCTCTGGTCGGTCCGGGGGTGGGGTGCGTGGGGAGCGCCGTGTGCGGGCGCGGGCGCGGCCGCGTGGGGTGCGGTCAGTCCCGGACGGTGTCCCGGAGGTCGAGGTCGTCGATCTTGTCCTGGATCGCGTCCAGCTTGTCCGGGCCGTAGACCGACAGCACGATGGCCTCGCCGAGCACCACCTGGCGGTCCGACAGCACCGGCCGCTGGCCCGGGCCGCTCGCGCCGTCGGACCGCCCGCCGTGTCGTCACCTGGCTCTCCCGGCCCTCGGACGGCACGTCCACGGAACTCATCAGGCCTCCTCCGAGGCGACCCGCTCGGACCGCACGAGGCCAAGTTCACCCGGATGCCGACGGGCCCGCACGTCGCGCGCACCCGCACGGGTGATCGACTGTCAGGCCCGTCGGTCGGGTGGTGCGCCGCCGCCGGTCGGGGCCAACGAGCTGGTGGGAGCGTGGCCGGGCGCCCTGTCAGGCGGGCCAGACGGCGCGGCGCAAGGTCCGGTCGAAGGTCGCCGGCAGCAGGCCGAGGGCGAGCAGGAGGGCCAGTACGGACAGCGCGGTGCCCGGTGCCACGTGGTCGAGCAGGACCCCGCTGCCGAACAGCCCGGCCGGCATGCCGACGGTGAACAGCGTCATGGTGGCCGCGATCACCCGGCCGCGCAGCTCCTCGGCCACCTGCTGGAACACCAGGAGGTCGATCATCACCCGCAGTGCCGGGACCCCGAGCCCCATCAGGAACAGTGCCGCGAACACCGTCGCCGCCCCGCCCGGCAGCAGCGGCGCGAGGAACAGCGGCACGGCGAACCAGGCCACGGCCAGCAGCAGCGCACCGGGCCCGGCCAGCCGGTGCAGCCGGGAGACCAGCAGCGCGCCGGCCATCGCACCCACCGCCTCGCCGGCCAGCGCCAGCCCGATGCCGCCGCTGGACACACCCCGCTCCCGGAGCAGCACGATCACCGGCAGGACCACCGCCGAACCGACCAGGTTGATGCCGAACACCACCGCCAGGGTCGCCCGTAGTGTCCGGTCCGCGAGCAGGTGCCGGAACCCCGCGAGGGCGCCGGAGCCGTCCTCCTTCGTCGCCGTCACCGCGTCCGTCGCTGTGCGAGCCACCTCGCCCGCTGCCCTGTCAGCTGCCGAGCCCGCCGCCACGGTCGGTGCCGCCGGCTCGGCACGGCCGGGAAAGCGCACCAGGCAGGCGGAGG
The sequence above is a segment of the Kitasatospora sp. NBC_00240 genome. Coding sequences within it:
- a CDS encoding aminopeptidase P family protein gives rise to the protein MDRATADATAAGLAGLVIAPGPDLEYLCGYRPTAITERLTALVLTTGREPALVVPKLERPDAEKAPGVPGLRLVDWSDGEDPYASAVPLLDAGGRYGVSDSAWAMHLLGLQSALPRSGWTSLTAALPMLRAVKDTDELERLAAAGGAADAAYRRILEVEFAGRRESDVAADLSALLIHYGHSQVDFTVVGSGPNGADPHHEADDRVIRTGDTVVLDFGGLKDGYGSDTTRTVYVGTEVPAEVQEVHDVVRRAQQLAFEAVRPGVECQEIDRVARRVITEAGYGEYFIHRTGHGIGITTHEPPYMVEGERQRLVPGMCFSIEPGIYLPGRFGVRIEDIVTVTDRAGRRFNNTPHELQCVS
- a CDS encoding phosphatase PAP2 family protein, with protein sequence MTDLLRPAPPDKKTDRALRARRGAARLRLLAWPVYFGVLAWYVDENGLPYANDVVFCCLIGALVAASLHSGRGLRGSLLVLRDWVPVMAVVWVYSLLRGYGAHTPWPVRFEPQLSIDTFLGGGETWTVRLQEWLYHPGRPRWYDYAGVAVYMSHFFVIFVTLAVLWRRDHGRFRQLLGGYVLLTYVGFATYILYPADPPWLTSLEGHMPAVTRVVQDLLNSSGMPRAGSIFENGSQFANDVAAMPSLHAAYPMLLAVFFWRTANRPARVLLAAYPLAMAFVLVYGAEHFIIDILVGWAYAAGVWFALDRFLRARRERRERRAGVPAGA
- a CDS encoding MFS transporter, coding for MTMTEDAPSAVQDAAGQGATRREAERRETAQEGTGQPRTAQAATRKSAQPVPLRRNLRFQLLWGGSAASTLGLHVSDTAYPLLLLAMTGSSTLAGAFGALQIAASVLCGVHGGSVADRYDRRRVLIAADSVRLLAALSVPLAMALDAFSVVHALLVAVVIGATIAYSGPVRLLAVRSVVAPEQLRQALAQDEARMSGAGLAGPPLAGLLLGAGRAVPFLGAALASLLSLASACLVRFPGRAEPAAPTVAAGSAADRAAGEVARTATDAVTATKEDGSGALAGFRHLLADRTLRATLAVVFGINLVGSAVVLPVIVLLRERGVSSGGIGLALAGEAVGAMAGALLVSRLHRLAGPGALLLAVAWFAVPLFLAPLLPGGAATVFAALFLMGLGVPALRVMIDLLVFQQVAEELRGRVIAATMTLFTVGMPAGLFGSGVLLDHVAPGTALSVLALLLALGLLPATFDRTLRRAVWPA
- a CDS encoding response regulator transcription factor — encoded protein: MRVVLAEDAVLLREGLIGLLGRFGHRVVAAVGDAEALRAAVEAHRPDIVVTDVRMPPGQSDEGLRAAVALRERWPGLPVLVLSQYVQRSYAAELLDSGDGSGVGYLLKDRVGQVEEFLEAVAVVAGGGTVVDPEVVRQLLRRRRDPLERLTPREREVLGLMAEGRSNASICRELVVSEAAVGKHIGNILAKLDLPPAVESHRRVLAVLEFLRS
- the mug gene encoding G/U mismatch-specific DNA glycosylase, encoding MPTSSRPTAEQLAAAQDATIPDVAGPGLTVLFCGINPGLWSGATGRHFARPGNRFWPALHRSGFTPRQLRPDEQDQLLDLGLGITNVAARTTAKADELTRAELLEGGAALAERVARLRPRALAVLGIGAYRTAFGQPRATVGRRPEGLGDTEVWVLPNPSGLNAHYTLDALAAEFRKLREAVGRPE
- a CDS encoding DUF2254 domain-containing protein, whose product is MRPIRARGEALGEYLRGALWVLPLVAVALALLAGGTLSRVRVPDSSPLHSLAFAGTAADARDVLTAISATMVTVIALVLGLTIVALQVASTQFSPRLLRNFLRDRPNQVVLAVFVATFAYSTAGLYTVGTADAADEDFPRIAVTGAIVLVFVSLGMLVYFVHHVAHSIRIDTVMNTVARNTVRGLPPPAAAAAAQDGSGPDPPPGAVVLHSPHSGYLQTFHPERLLEEAVRQDAVVAVTARVGDHVVAGVEPLALAWSRSGGPVADRAALARALHQAVAVGPERTLQQDTAFGMRQLVDIGLRTLSPAINDPYSAVQVLDRLATVLCPLGARPLGDEGFTDADGRLRVSAAGHRYAEYLDLACGQIRRYGCAEPAVCLALLRLLGDAAATVTAPARRAAVAEQARLVLLDAEAHVRQPADLLPVRALAARLGLP
- a CDS encoding sensor domain-containing protein, giving the protein MDTGTAWQALRRPGLLRTRWPWRAAGYLLLSGSAGLLMGTGLLLCGTIAGVLALVLVGLPLLAALALAGVPFAALERRLLRLVDRTPVAAPHREPARPGLAAWLRVRFQERATWRELGHAALAGFVLWPVDLVAVGFVLVVPGQLIASPLLLALDGEQVNVLKVWQVESPMLTAVSAVGGVLLLAGLAYPLTALAAGRAALTRMLLEPTGQELRIGELVSSRARLVDAFEAERRRIERDLHDGAQQRLVALSMSLGLARLDAPPGGPLAGRLAEAQREAVEVLAELRELINGIHPQVLTDRGLPDACADVADRSPVPVVVAFDLPGRLPAAIESAGWFAVCEALANVAKHSGARGARVDGRYAGGLLTIEVRDDGVGGADPAGGSGLTGLADRVSVVDGTLTVSSPPGGPTLLRVEIPCTPSPPCTPSPP
- a CDS encoding dipeptidase; protein product: MTDDLARRIDELMPRAKSDLAELVAIPSVADPRQYPPERCREAAEWVAAAFTEAGLQDVHLEETPDGSHAVIGHRPPPPGAPTVLLYCHYDVQPPLDDAAWTSPPFELTERDGRWYGRGTADCKGNIVMHLTALRALGDDIPVGLKLVAEGSEEQGTGGLEEYVPPHAGELHADALLVCDTGNAAVGVPTATITLRGLANVVVTVRALEGDVHSGMFGGPAPDALAALVRILDSLRDEHGGTRIDGLDCEGTWAGVGYDEAQFRADAGVVDGVSLTGTGAVADRLWARPAVTVLGIDCPPVVGSAAAVPGTARARVSLRVPPGTDPGAARDALTAHLKAAAPWGVRVEVENESTGSPFEAATGGPAYGALDTAMREVYGKPMAFLGQGGSIPLCNVFARTYPSAEIILMGVEEPRCLIHAPDESVDPEEIRHMAHVEALFLQNYAKAGRP